A stretch of DNA from Mobula birostris isolate sMobBir1 chromosome 26, sMobBir1.hap1, whole genome shotgun sequence:
atttcctACTCAGGATCAATCaaatattcattattattattactattatacTATGGACATTGTCATCattcaacatatcaatgcagaatCAACTGTGCTTAGCAAATTTCTTAATGTTTTATGTTAATGTTTCAACATGTATGATAGATTTCAGCCCTCCTAATGATagtaattttgtttttgtttaaaattttgtatccataacaggctgtgacaatgttaaatgaaaatatgCAGCAGTAATGATGGTGGAAAGCAGAAGCTCCAGGCTGACAAAAGTGGCCCCTTTATCTGTTCCATGCGATATGCTTGAACACTCACACTTCAGGATAAACTGCATTTGAAGCAATCCCACAGTTGTTATCCATGTCCTTCGCCATGTGGACATATCCTTTATTGCCCCAATTTGATCCCCAGCTGAAATAATAAAGAACACAGAAGACAGAATAGTACAggcacccacaatgttgtgctgaactaattaagctaatgacacTTTATTAAACTAGTCCATTCTACCGCAGTATGAACCATATCTCTCAATTCTCTGCATCCTCACACACCTACCTAAGTGCCACTATCTTATCTGCCTCTACTATcacccagcagtgcattccaggcacccaccctGTATAACAAATAAACAGCTTTGTATTAACTTTCTGATGAATCATTTATTCGAAAATCTCATGTAATCAAGATTGACAGTAAAGGTAGGTGGCAGGATGGCAGTTACTGGGATAGAACCATTGTaaagaggccattcggcccaggaTCCTTTAACAGGATCATTGCTGATCTCTACCTCATCATTTATCGCCTCCATGTCTTTGGAGAGAGTACCCAACAAAAATCTGCCAGGGATCAAAACCTCGTCATCCACAGACTTCTGTATTTTCCACCATGTTTGGTATCAAAATCAGCATCaactgacatacatcataaaatttgtttgtggcagcagtacagtgcaagacataaaaatgacCATCAGTTATAAGTAGATAGATAGTACAACAGAGGAATAGTGAGCATATggaccatccagaaatctgatggtggagaggaagaagccatttgtaaaatgttgagtgtgtgttttcaggctcctgtacctcctccgtgatggtaggaatgagaagacggcatgtccaGGATAGTGAGGGTCCCTATTGATGgattcctcaagtatggagaccagaactgcatgcagtactgcaGGTACGGCCTCAACAGTAccttgtatagttgcagcattatctccctgctcttaagttcaatccctctagcaatgaaggccaacatttcatttgccttctttatagcctgcagaccaaccttctgtgattcatgtacaagcactcccaggtccctcagcacagcatcatgttgtaatttttttaccatttaaatcatAATCTGCTCTtacattttccttccaaagtggatgacctcacatttacaaacattgtactccatctagcagaccttgcccactcacttaacctatctacatctctctgcagactctatgGTTTTTACTTAGAGATATAGCGTGAATTTGGCActtcgagctgtgctgccagCAACCAACtaatttaaccctaatctaatcacggggcaacttacaatgaccaattaacctactaactggtatgtctttatgctgtaggaggaaactggagcacccagaggaaacctacacgttcacggggaggacgtacagatgacgtgagaattgaactctgaactttgacaccCCAAGCAccgtacaggctctttggcccacgatgttgtgctaaccctttaacctactctaagctcAATCTaaatcttccctcccacatagcacttaatttttctttcattcacgggcttatctaagagtcttttaaatgtccctaatgcatcttcTGTGAAATCTAATTATGTTGGTATAAATCCTAGCCAGAGGGAattgaaaaatatatttttttaattgtcAGTGCACAAAAAGTTGCAGACCTGGAACATTGACTGTTCTTCTTTGcacagatgccacctgacttGCTGATATCTCACAGCATTTTCATTTTTTTGCTACCAAGTGACATCATATTTTCATTACTTCAttataaataaaaacaaactttGAGTTTAGATCAACTTATGCTAGATGCGGTCTCCAATCCCCATTTGGCACCATACCTGTTCTTTACTATCCAGTATGACTTCTGATTTTCCATTCCATATCCGACCACCACAATTCCATGATCAAGGTCCACAGTACTGCAGTGAGGCTCAAAAAATATTCCtgcagaaaattttaaaaattgcatgTTATCATGGAATTACACATCAATGTGACAAATCCCACAATATTGGAAATCTATGTTGGAATTATGAAATCCCACAAGGTAGCCAAAGGCAAAACCAATGAAGTGCAGAGTTGGGTTGTGGAGAGATCAGAAATGAGTGAAAGTTTGATGTGAATTCATGACACCTCTGCTTCCTGGGCTCACTCACATTTTATTCTATCGTAGCAAGGAAAGGTCTTTCCTCTGACATGGTAAAATCTGGTTTAATAGGTAGATATGTCTATTCAGAACCTCAACTGAAAACCACTGGAGGAGGAAGAAGGGACTTTTCTCTCACTCACTGACCTCTTTTTGTCACTGCTGGCCATGTTGATCATCCAATTTCTTTCCAGTCTTAACAAAGCTGCTGGCATAGATGGGATTCTTAATGAATTCCCTAAACATCTTGGACCTAAAGCACTCcactggcttctgtcccttttcaactgttgcctaagatcattaaagatacctaaaaagtggagaagagccaaagttgTTGCTCTCCTAAAACCCAATAAAGACCCCACCATTCCTAAAAACTACAGACTGATTTCCTTGCTCTGCACCCCCTATAAACTCTACGAGAGATTCATACTGAAAAGAATATCCCCCTTAGTCAAAGATCTTCTAACACCAGACCAAGCCAGGTTCAGGTCAGGCCGCTCTTGCTGCGGTCAAGTCCTGAACTAAACCCAGTATATtgaggatggctttgaaatgCGACAAATTATAGGGGCAGTATTTGttgacttaacagcagcatacgatactgtgaatcacagaggccttctgctgaaattatctaaaatgttaaaaAACGAAACCACAGTCAAGGTAATACGAAGCCTCCTAGAAAATCgtagattttatgtagaaatgaatggagTTAAGAGTAGGTGGCGTCCACAAAAGAACagactaccacagggatcagcCCTGGCACCTCTGCTATTTAATGTCTACACAAACaaccaaccaacctttcctaacacacACGGGTTTATCTACGCAGACGACCTATGCATaacacaagctaactccttccaagaagttgaagtacgacttacagcagtcctcgaagcaatgaagcagtattatgaaaaatggccTCTGGACacaaatccatcaaaaactcaagtgtgtgcattccacctgaggaatcgagaagcagctcagaaactcaagatcttctggtgtgggaaggagcttgaacaccatccgactccaatttacctgggcgtgacactggataggatgctctcatttgccacccacatccaaaaactccgagggaaAGGTGGCTCTTGCcattctctcttgaaaaaattatcaggcacgaaatggggagctaatgctcatACACTTAGATCAATTgtcctagcactctgctatgcacctggagaatactgtgcacctgtgtggggcagatcagcccatgcgaagaaaatagacccattgcttaacgaagcctgctgaataatcacgggcacactgcgccccacacccactaacatcatttacagacttgcaggcattgctccctcagagatccgaagacacactacaacaaaaattgaaaaaggtaaacagaactcggatccacggcacccactacatcatcatgtgccaggtTCCAGTCGCCTAAAATCGAGGAGAAGCTTTGCTTCAttggaggaactaccgcacggaacatccccccaaacatacaggattgacctctggcaacaaacagaagccagaaccccaccaaacaacacagtgcaagaccccacagaagtGTTACCAGACGGgacactgcttgacagacggaagtggtgcactctcaacagagcgagagcgggagtttgtaggacgggagacaatatgatGAAGTGGGGTTTAaggaccagcgaatcctgtgagtgtggcgaaagggtgcagaacattgaacacgttctgcacaactgcccactctcacctgatctaGCTGACACTAACCTGCTCAACaccaaccaaacaacactagagtggctggctgtctggtgtgacaagctatgatgatgatggtgtagAATTCCAAAGCCCTCTTCTTTTTGCTCCTGGTTCTTTGGCAGCCCCTCGGAACTGGGGATGACTTACTCCCACTCCAGCtctgtgggttctgaggtggATAATGATGCCAGTGATGGAATTGCAGTTTCCTCCACTGATGGGGCTGCCAAGCTGGGTCCTCTCCTGCTGCCTTCCCGGAACTGCTGTGTGCTCCCAGCACCCAGACCACCCCAAACGCTCCTTCTCCACGGTGGAGTGGTTACATAGAgccatggaacattacagcatagaaacaggcccttcgacccatctggtccatgccaaaccatcaacttgcctagtcccattgaactGCACTCAGACTATAGATCTCAATACCCCTCCCTATCCGTGTAgctatccaaattcctcttagATTTTGAAATCAACCCCATATCCACCTCTTGCATTGGCAGCACCTACCatgttctcaccaccctctgaatgaagaagttccctctcatattccccttaaacatttcaccttccacccttaatccatgatctctagttgtagtctcatccaatctcagtgcaaaaaaagcctgcttgcatttaccctgtcaattcccctcataattttgtatgcctctatcaaatctctcctcagtcttcAATGTTCTCGGGAATGAAATCCTAACCTActgaacctttccctataactcaggtccttaagaCCTTCCCCACCTCTTTCAGCTTCACACATAGATGACACTCTGATCTTCTGGAGGTCATGTGTGAGACAGGCCCTGGGTTCagtggagatgttgcattttctCAAGGAAGCTTAGGTCAGAAGCTTCAAGCTGAAAAAAACAACTTGAAGTCACATCTGTCTCAAAGTAATGGGAAGTATTTAAGAAGGACCTTCAGAGTAAATGTTTTCCCCTAAAGAAAAGCTTGTGGGAGGAGCTAGCAAAGAAGGTGCCAGAGGCTTTTGTCGACCCAGGCAGCTTCTTACAGATCATCCACAAAACTGCTTATTCTTCCTTTcttatgtcttttttttctttggGATTTTGTCAGAATCTATGATCTACGTCTACAGTTCTCTACAAGCAGTGGGTTTTAGCATTGGCCATGAAGCCTGGCATTTTGATATCTCAGGGAACGACCAGTTTCTTTCCAGTTTTACTAACTGAAGTGTCATGGGAGTCTGGAACACCAGGACAGCCGGCAGTGACCACTGCTGATGGAAGAAGGCCTCTTTTATtttccgagagagagagagagagagactgtcagtcCCCATGTTGGGGAGGCTTGGAGAAGCAACACAGAAGATTGTAACATTGGAAGAGTGAACTGCTGGTCTCCTGTTCTTGTTACAGgatcagtctctctctccctcactgttgAGAgacagcctgtctgagataccaaagtACTGGGTTATGGACTGTGGTTTTTGATGGAAcctagatcaaggtctctttggggacTTCTGCTATTGCTtacatggtggggtggggggggggtcagagcTTCTGCTGCCACAAATGAGGGGGTGGAGGGAAGGGTCGATGGTTCTGCTGCAGCTTGTGCAAGAGGGGCTTCAGGGCTCTGATGTTACTATCAGTCATTCTTTCAGGTTGCATGCTTTGTAGAtgactgtgaagagtaagaatttcagttgCATACTGTACACATACTCTGCTATTAATTGAAACCATTGGCATTGCCAAGTCAACCACACCCTGCATGACAAGGTGCACAATGAACAAGCCGGGGGAGAAAAGGGACACTTATGGACAAACTGTGATACCGGTAAGTTCAAGTGTTTCTCAAAGTACTGTTCTTGTCACATCCTGTCCATAAAGCGAAAAACAAGATTCAAGGGAGCGTGGCAGGTTGGAAATAAAATATGCTCAGATTCAGGGAGAAAAGGACAAATGCTGATGAGTCCTTTTGTGACTGTAATATCATTGCCAATGGGGTCCCTCATAGGTCAGTAGTCCACCCCTTGCTGATaaggtgatggaggcagaaacTCTCATCAGCTTAAGACCATACTTGGATGTGCGGTGCAAGAGCCACAGTCGGGAAGGCTTTGTAACAAGCGTAGGAAGGTAGATTCCTTCTTTGCTGATGAGCACAGGCACAATAGTCTGAATGGGCTCCTTTGGTATCTAGGAGTTTCTGTGATTCTGTAATTCCATTCTATTTTGatctatccctctccttccagTTTTCTTTTATCCTGTACAATGAGCCATGGCATCCCCACTAACGACAGAGGCAAATTGATGCCTTGTGACTGCACTAACCACAGACAAGGTGATTCAAAGTACTGGTGTAGAGTTTGAGATTGAATGGACAAAACGTTCTTCCTAAGTTGAAAACTTGGCTGGTCTTCTTAGGAATCCATCTGAACATGAAACAGGAAGGTCACTTGGCCCCGGGAGATTGCTCTAGCTTATCAAATGAACATGGCTGAACTACCTCAACACTCAGTTCCCATAAGCTTTCATCCCGTTGCTTATCAAAAATCTAACAGGAATGAAAATTCAGAATCATCGAACAACCATGTTATCATAAAATGTCTTCTAATTCACTAATGTTCTTGATGGGAGGACTTTGCTATCCCCACCTGGTTTCTAGTGTCAACACCGGACTTACCAGTGTCACAGAAGTTTAACTGCTATTCGAAATTATCTAGCATGCCACCAAATTCAGGGGTAATTTGGGAAGCAGAGTGATATCCCATAATTATCCTTCCCAGCTGGCCAAGAGTACCTCCCCTACCCCACCAATGCAGTGAAATGACCCTGTTTCATGGATTCTGATGGAAGAGAATGAAGGTGAAGAAAGAAAATGCTGCTTCTTTTCTCCTCTGAAAATGGGAATTTTAGGCAAAAGTGAAAAGTGTTGCAAAAATGTCCTGTATATCACTCAGATGGATCTTCTGTTATTATTTGTTCACAAGCTGTGAACATTGCTGGCAAATCGGTGCAGTTAGCACTACCAGTGCCTCGTAGCTGCTAGGAGCCAGGTTCAATCCTCACCTTGGGATCTCtctctctgtggagtttgcacattctccctgtgactgcatgggtttcctgccTTGGCTGGCCAACATCTGTTGCCCTTATCTGAACTGGCCAAAATCTGAGTGCATACACAACCATCTGTTTGCTCCCTAAGTGGTTGAGGAAGGCTTTTGGAGATAGGTGACTCACCATCACCATCTCAGAGGGCAGTGAGGGATAGGCAATAAATGCCAGCAATGGCCAGATGTGAAAAAATAATgaggaaaaataaaaaaagatTCTTTAAAACAGAGCTGCCCCAAATTAGTAAGCCAAAGCCTAAGTCCAATTTTGGAAGAACTTTGGCCAGCTAGATTGTTCTTGGCTTACCTCTGCAAGCAGATTTGAGCCAATTTACTTCTCCCaatgaaaaaaaacagaacagaATCTTATTCCCAGATGCAAGTTTCAGAAGGTTaattgtgtttctctttccacaaatgctgtctgccctgctgaacattttctgtttatattctTGAAATTAAGGTTTAGCGTCACCAAACCCACACCTCAATTTTTCTCCTTTTGTCTCTCCTTTTCAACCTTACCTGCAAATCCTGATCCTTACCTGATTTGTACAACATGAAGGATCTGTGCTCTGCGTCGATGCCAGCTGAAATCGGTCCAACTGTGGCCACTGCTGCAGCCAAATCCACCTCAGAGTCTTTCCGAATCCGCATGACACCCTTGCAAGTGGCAACAATGTCACTCTGTTCGAACTTGCAATCACCATTCTAAAGGGAAACACGCCTGTCAGTATGTATCAGATCCAAGTGAAGGCCAGGAATTGTGTTGCACCAATGAGACAACTTTGCAGGAATCTGTTTCTAAAATGAGACATTATCATAGAATCATGCATCAAATAAGTCTTTTGGTCCACTGAATCTGTGTTGACCATCAAGCATACTTACTCATTTGTTATATTCTCCTTATTCATATCATTCATACTTAAATTCTACCAATAGCCCACACACTGAGGGCAATGTACAGTCTCTAATTAGTCACCATCTTGCATTTatttatgtaaggggtttcttcttttatgttactgcaaaggctaataaaatggcttctttgttatgttaactgctgagttaagggtagcagcttgtttgggttataattactgattacaggaattgtattcatttgctaaccaattgggatagatgttactctttcttgtgtgtctgtaagctattgttttcgcgggctttgggcagaaggcacGATAGGGACAGAGAGGAGAAGTGATGAGAGAGATGCTGTAAGTTGGGCGAGGATCAGACCCGtgagggagtccgaggcccagggcttTTCTGGAGGAGAactgaagaggaaggacgtgctggacgcgctctggtcgaccaccgtggttggtcccaggcggcgggtcgaggaggtcggaggggatcaaatggtggaaagaagactccgttacttGAACCCCAACTGTGttcacgaagtggttgaactttgataagtttggcgccttttactttccttttgtattgtatctctattaattacatagttccagtaagatctataaagtgtaatcatttaatcgcatacggtgtattgtctgttacttggcgtggtggggtacattacacaggatctacacaaacttgattaccggTTTGGTGGGGCCGAGCGCTGCTCCCCCAAGATGAaagtgagctgagcgagcctgaggcttaccagggggctacattcaGAATGTGGGGCAAAACCTAGCCACCAAAAGCAACGCACAAGATCACGGAGCAACTGAACAAACCCCACACCgcaggtgggaattgaacccctgtcTCTCCAGCTGTGCCACAGTCAAACTGAGCAAATAGTTAGACAGTTATCTGGCAAGTACAAAGAATgagaggaaaggaaagggaacaTTACCTTTGCAATGTACGGATAAGACTGTTCGGAAGCAATACCTTGTTCTTTTATGAATGCGAAGCTGGCCATGACAGATCCACCATTACAGCCTGCATTTCCCACAGTTCTGCTACAGTCCATCAGGTACTGTTCACTCAGGGAAATGAGCTTTCCTGTTTTGTTAAATACCTGTCCTTCCAGTACTCCAGTTGTGCTGAATGCCCAGCAAGAACCACACTGGCCCTAGTAAATACACAAAGACTCAAAGTGagatgaggaggaggagcagaacTGCACACCAGTCCTTGTCTTCACAATTATTAAGGAATACTGAACTCCATCAAGGGCAAAATAAGGTGAGACAAGGgaagaaaaatagagatattggtGAAAAGACACCAAACTTCAGttctaaataaaaacagaaaatgttcagcagatcaggcagcatccgtgcaaAAACCAACAGAGTAAACACTGGGGTCATCTGAGACCTACCTCTGGAAAGAAGATTTTGTTGAGTGTTCCTGAAGAGCCAGATGCAGTTGCACTCGAGCAGTTGGTGGAATGGCCACTAATGGTCCCGACATGGCTGCGTTCACCAGGGCCAGGTGTGAAAGGCCAATCAAATAGTGTAATGCTatagttcatatttttactgttatgctgtatgtgtttcagtttggcagttctgtaagagcagcttGTTTCCAACTTGCTCcgttttcagcttgtttgggttgtggttgaagataagagatgaggagaaatgtgtgccgtccaattaggatggtcaaattaaggggaggtttctctggtgagggacactaacaTTGGGCTTGGGCTTTTTGTTCaaggggagatgaagagagaatgtGCTGGGGAGAACCAGCTGTAGCATACAATCTGGTGGGAGACCCGTCtgtttgagatggattgcgagcaatGTTCGGAAGGTGCTGCAGGTATTCACGCTGACTGAGGGCCCTGCGCGTGAGTGATGGAGGAGTTCAAGATTacctccaacttgtgcacatttggctgtttaattagaatgggaccttttctttttgttaatctttgctaaccctttagttaagatgagattcataaatacaattcctttaatcgtatgcagtgtattttctgttatttcatggcagtaatttgtaacagggtagcaaactacacagcatccgcacaaacaggggtttggggtgggacagagcctcaatctcacgagtttgatGGGACCGGAGGTTGTCTTCCCAAGACTTACACAACCCATTAAACCGGGGGTTTCACTAGGAATCGACTGCCTTAAATGTCCAGTCAGGCAGTGAGAGCTGAATGATGATTCAGCCATGGAGTAACTGAATGCAGAGGCCTGTCTCCAAACATCCCAACAGTCTTTCTCAAGAGGCAAAGCATGGAGCTGGAGTCTGCCAGCTGTGAAGGCACGATGGATCCTAACTTGTTCTAATTTGTTCCAATATTCAGTGATATTTTAAACTGTCAGTCAAAAACAGGAAAACTGCAGATTCAGTAAAAATCTTTGATCTGACACCTGTTTCTCATTCTTGTCTGACTTCCTGAGTGTGTCTAACATTCCACGAACATTTTCTCTTCTAATTTTTAAGAAATTTAATAACGTTGGAAAGGATGGGAGGCTGTAATATACGTGAAGAGAGAATTTGGTCAGTACAGGCCAAGGAACCACCCAGTGTGAGGGAGGAAGGGAGTGCTGCAGGACAGATGGCAATTTAAAGAACAAAGAAATGTTCTGGGTAAAAATTAGAAGGGAAATACAGGGAAAGCaaaaaaagaattttctttgTGTGACTGTGTAGAGGGCACAGAATACAATTTTGCTGCATAAAGGAAAATGGCCCAGTAATTTCACCTTAATCAAGTCATTACATGATGTAAAAACTTCAGTAAATTACTCTTCTGGCACCACCTTTCCAAACTTGATCTATCCCAGTGAAGTTTTGATATTGCTCGTTATCAATAAACTGCTCAGTTATTGAACCTACCGGGTAGCTGATGGTTACCTGATCCTTCACTGGAGTTACAAAGCCCTTTGGCCGCCAATCAACATGTGGAGGCAATTGAGCATTTTCTTGTGGCGCAAATATTTTCCAAGTTGTGTTCTCAACTTCCTTTCTCCTGTCTGTATTCAACCGAAGTTGCTTGAATTCCTCCAGAGTCTACAAATTCAAGAAATCTGAAATTTTAACTTCTACGAGTTTAAAGAATCTGCCATAATGTTTTACATGTCCATGATTGTTCACTGCACAAAAAAAACTTTCATTTAATTCTGACTGCCGGAAATGAGAGTTTTTGAGAATCACTGTCAACAATGAGATATTCTGGACAACCAAGCAAATCATGTATGTATGATCCAATAACTGGGTCATCTTAACTCTAGAGCAAAAGAAGAGAATGTCTGCAGAAGAGTGGGTAGGCTTCAACAGATAAGGGAGATGTACAAATGACAACAATGAGAACATTGACAGTTAACATGCAGGATATAACTGGAAAACGATCGCTGCTCAAAGACAGATGGAAAGTGAGTCATTCATGCACTTTCACTGAAGAAAGATGTATGTCTCCTGCATATACATTAAGAATTAGGATGACGTGCTGGAAGACATGACTATATCAATGCACTGTACACTCACATCCTCTGCACACACAAGTCAtactcagactctctctctctctcacttattTCACACAACTGAAAAGATAGCAGGAGACAGTTTGGAGTTATTGCAACTATACTCTCACCTGAGTAGCAGTGTCAGCCATGAGTCCAGCCAGCACTGAGCAGATTACTGAGGGTGACAGTGTGTGCATCCTTCATCCCCTTTACTTCCCATCCCACAGTTTCTCAGGCCCTATAAGATTCAAGTAGTTTAAACACACATCTCCCACCTTACCATGACTATTCCTCTAATCATCAGTACATGTGGACTTTAAAACAGGGCAGAGGAAAGGACAGTGACTCCCCGGTGGTGAGTCTGCATTCTAATCCTACTCGGGATGGTGCGGATAAGGGCTACGTAAAGGCAGCATGGATGAAGGCTGACACCCATGGACACAAATGTGCTTCTGTCATCATTCAGCCAATCGTAAATATACAAGAGCAAAAAGGAGCACAACTGCAATTTGCCAGACTTCCTAATGTAGAGCCTGAGCCCATCCTCTCCAGGGTGAGCAGCTCCATGTCAACACTTTCCAAGCCAGCTATGACAAACACTCAGTGCATGAGATCTACCTTGTCGGCTCAGTGCCACCTTCACACAACTGCAGGTTGTGCCATCATGGCTCTATACCTCACCACTGGCCAGAACTTTGAAACTGCCATGGCACATTGGTAACAGTTCCTCAGCAGATTTCCAGGCCAGTTAGTGCCCTGGTAGACTGGCAAACCTCCTTGGGCAAAGAGTCAGCACTcctcctcacagtgacagagttcaTGTTTCTACCTATCATGGTGCGCTCACAAAGGACTGGACTCAGGTGCAGAG
This window harbors:
- the LOC140188426 gene encoding cathepsin L2-like, yielding MKFPLSAGCVIVGFLRVTFGFPFDPALDEAWTSWKSFHRKQYQEDNVIYRRMVWEKNMRYIEQHNLEHSMGKHSFTVGMNQFGDLTLEEFKQLRLNTDRRKEVENTTWKIFAPQENAQLPPHVDWRPKGFVTPVKDQGQCGSCWAFSTTGVLEGQVFNKTGKLISLSEQYLMDCSRTVGNAGCNGGSVMASFAFIKEQGIASEQSYPYIAKNGDCKFEQSDIVATCKGVMRIRKDSEVDLAAAVATVGPISAGIDAEHRSFMLYKSGIFFEPHCSTVDLDHGIVVVGYGMENQKSYWIVKNSWGSNWGNKGYVHMAKDMDNNCGIASNAVYPEV